A stretch of the Leptotrichia sp. oral taxon 223 genome encodes the following:
- a CDS encoding alpha-glucosidase — protein MDTKKLDKKWWKKEVGYQIYPRSFYDSNNDGIGDLNGITEKLDYLKELGITLIWICPIFKSPMDDNGYDISDYYDVNPEFGTKEDLEKLITEAEKRGIKIILDLVINHTSDEHEWFLDALKNPESKYRDYYIFKRGENGLPPTNWRSHFGGSAWEKVEGEADENGNEMYYLHLFSKKQPDLNWENPEVREELYKMVNYWLEKGIAGFRVDAINSIKKDKDYLDLPVDGADGLADNIKYTLNQPGIEEFLEELAKETFKKYNCMTVAETPKLEYERYNDFIGEDGFFTMIFDFSYADLNMAKDGFYYSLRDIPTVELRDKIFKSQLTQQKYGWGAPFLENHDSPRSLNKFFGKKANILNAKLLANLFFFLRGTPFIYQGQEIGMDNFVRNDISEFDDIASKDQYQRALGEGFSSEEALHFVNKRSRDNSRTPMQWDNSKNAGFSKDKDSKSWIKLTGSQAATNVADQINDKNSIFSHYKKMIDLRQNGKYSDCLTFGDFISVPLENEKIIAYVRKYGNQKVLCINNFSELKQEVKLSEIARSINEVEIKLGDVLINNYENVENDGKVLVLEGYQSLLVQI, from the coding sequence ATGGATACAAAAAAGTTAGATAAAAAATGGTGGAAAAAAGAAGTTGGGTATCAAATTTATCCAAGAAGTTTTTATGATAGTAATAACGATGGAATTGGGGATTTGAATGGGATTACAGAAAAATTGGATTATTTGAAAGAATTGGGGATAACACTTATTTGGATTTGTCCGATATTTAAGTCGCCAATGGATGATAATGGATATGATATTTCAGATTATTACGATGTGAATCCTGAATTTGGGACAAAGGAAGATTTGGAAAAATTGATTACAGAGGCTGAAAAAAGAGGAATAAAAATAATTCTAGATTTGGTAATTAATCATACTTCTGATGAGCACGAGTGGTTTTTGGATGCATTGAAAAATCCTGAAAGTAAATATAGAGATTACTATATTTTCAAAAGAGGAGAAAACGGATTGCCACCGACAAACTGGAGAAGCCATTTTGGAGGTTCTGCCTGGGAAAAAGTTGAAGGTGAAGCTGATGAAAATGGGAATGAAATGTATTATTTGCATTTATTCTCAAAAAAACAGCCTGACTTAAACTGGGAAAATCCTGAAGTTAGGGAAGAGCTTTACAAAATGGTAAATTATTGGCTGGAAAAAGGGATAGCTGGATTTAGAGTGGATGCCATAAATTCAATAAAAAAAGATAAGGATTACTTAGATTTACCTGTTGATGGAGCAGATGGACTTGCAGATAATATAAAGTACACATTGAATCAGCCAGGAATTGAAGAATTTTTGGAAGAATTGGCAAAAGAAACTTTTAAAAAATATAACTGCATGACTGTAGCTGAAACTCCGAAGCTTGAGTATGAAAGATATAATGATTTCATTGGAGAAGATGGATTTTTCACAATGATTTTTGATTTTAGCTATGCAGATTTAAATATGGCAAAAGATGGATTTTATTATTCATTGCGAGATATCCCGACTGTAGAATTGAGAGATAAAATTTTTAAAAGTCAATTGACGCAACAAAAATATGGATGGGGAGCACCATTTTTGGAAAATCATGATTCACCAAGAAGTTTGAATAAATTTTTTGGAAAAAAAGCAAATATTTTGAATGCTAAACTACTAGCAAATTTATTTTTCTTTTTGCGTGGAACTCCATTTATCTATCAGGGACAGGAAATAGGAATGGATAATTTTGTGAGAAATGATATTTCTGAATTTGACGACATTGCAAGTAAAGATCAATATCAACGGGCTTTAGGAGAAGGTTTTTCATCTGAAGAAGCTTTGCATTTTGTAAATAAACGAAGTCGTGATAATTCAAGAACGCCTATGCAATGGGACAACAGTAAAAATGCTGGATTTTCAAAAGATAAAGATTCAAAATCGTGGATAAAATTAACAGGAAGCCAAGCTGCAACAAATGTAGCAGACCAAATAAATGACAAAAATTCAATTTTTTCACACTACAAAAAAATGATAGATTTGCGACAAAATGGGAAATATTCAGATTGCTTGACTTTTGGTGATTTTATTTCTGTTCCGTTGGAGAATGAAAAAATTATTGCTTATGTGAGAAAATATGGAAATCAGAAAGTTCTTTGTATTAATAATTTTTCTGAATTGAAACAAGAAGTTAAATTGAGTGAAATTGCAAGAAGCATTAATGAAGTTGAAATTAAGTTGGGAGATGTTCTGATTAATAATTATGAGAATGTTGAAAATGATGGCAAAGTGTTAGTTCTGGAAGGGTATCAAAGTTTATTGGTTCAAATTTAA